Proteins co-encoded in one Bradyrhizobium sp. 170 genomic window:
- a CDS encoding acyl-CoA dehydrogenase family protein, translating into MTLTGDGLQPSEFAVTAARAVAECTALSLREQARHLANDGLLGVIAAQDVGGLDLPLAFAVPVVAASGSGLLGFPLIEALLVGRALQESLPRAAEAVVSGEMLATIAWQGGVGAEREGESVVLNGWVARAACASEADCLLVRIGTGAAVLVPTDGEGVVVEDATGLDLTVPEHAVRLQGVTIPAASVLPESTWNLLCSDANVLRAAAILGSADACLTLAQEHASTRRQFGRALSYNQAIRHALARQKLGLEGIRHAITRSVGGEAGALQRDAAFLAAGVYGSAIGEGALQIHGGMGFTWDVPVHRHLRRVRALQAQGDASGVLAALGRRYVGAIAPVADTAVSG; encoded by the coding sequence ATGACATTGACCGGCGACGGATTGCAGCCGAGCGAGTTCGCAGTTACCGCGGCACGCGCGGTTGCGGAATGCACGGCGTTGAGTCTGCGGGAGCAGGCAAGGCATTTGGCCAATGACGGCCTGCTCGGGGTGATTGCGGCTCAGGATGTCGGTGGACTGGATTTGCCGTTGGCCTTTGCTGTTCCGGTGGTCGCCGCCTCCGGTTCGGGCCTGCTCGGCTTTCCGCTGATTGAAGCGCTGCTCGTTGGCCGCGCGCTGCAGGAATCGCTGCCGCGGGCGGCCGAGGCTGTCGTGTCCGGCGAGATGCTGGCGACGATCGCCTGGCAGGGCGGCGTCGGTGCCGAGCGTGAAGGTGAATCGGTTGTGCTCAACGGCTGGGTTGCGCGGGCGGCTTGCGCCAGCGAGGCCGACTGCCTCCTGGTGCGGATCGGCACGGGTGCGGCGGTACTGGTTCCGACCGACGGCGAAGGAGTCGTCGTCGAGGATGCGACAGGCCTGGATCTGACGGTGCCGGAACACGCCGTCCGCTTGCAGGGCGTCACCATACCGGCGGCAAGCGTTCTGCCCGAGAGCACCTGGAATCTCCTGTGCTCGGACGCCAATGTTCTGCGCGCCGCCGCCATTCTGGGCTCTGCTGATGCGTGCCTGACGCTGGCGCAGGAGCACGCCTCGACGCGCCGCCAGTTTGGCCGCGCGCTATCTTATAATCAGGCTATACGGCATGCCCTGGCCCGGCAGAAACTCGGGCTTGAGGGCATACGACATGCCATCACACGCAGCGTGGGCGGCGAGGCCGGCGCGCTCCAGCGCGATGCGGCGTTCCTCGCTGCAGGCGTCTATGGCAGTGCGATCGGCGAAGGCGCGCTGCAGATTCACGGCGGTATGGGATTCACGTGGGATGTGCCGGTGCATCGGCACTTGCGCCGTGTCCGCGCTTTGCAGGCGCAAGGTGATGCCAGTGGGGTCTTGGCTGCACTTGGCCGCCGCTATGTCGGTGCAATCGCGCCAGTCGCCGACACCGCAGTGTCAGGATAG
- a CDS encoding tripartite tricarboxylate transporter TctB family protein has product MTGPTIRDQRAFASGALFLAFAIFFFVTALNYPAGTAARMGPGYFPRLLAIVLAAIGLAVMLGAVRRTAERQALRRWDVKGLAWVTGSVILFAVLLFPLGLVGSLFVLIVVSSKASSEFTWKGALANAAVLIALCLLVFVYGLGLQLPVWPALLN; this is encoded by the coding sequence ATGACGGGGCCGACCATCCGCGACCAGCGCGCCTTTGCTTCGGGCGCATTGTTCCTTGCCTTTGCGATCTTCTTCTTCGTGACGGCGCTGAACTATCCGGCGGGAACTGCGGCACGGATGGGGCCGGGCTATTTTCCCCGGCTGCTCGCGATCGTGCTCGCGGCCATCGGGTTGGCCGTGATGCTGGGAGCTGTGAGGCGGACGGCCGAACGGCAGGCCTTGCGTAGATGGGACGTGAAAGGCCTCGCGTGGGTCACGGGTTCAGTGATCCTGTTTGCCGTTCTGCTCTTTCCACTCGGCCTTGTGGGCTCGCTCTTCGTCCTGATCGTGGTGTCGAGCAAGGCCAGTTCCGAGTTCACCTGGAAGGGGGCGCTGGCAAATGCGGCGGTCCTGATCGCGCTGTGCCTGCTGGTGTTCGTCTACGGCCTCGGGCTGCAGCTCCCGGTGTGGCCGGCGCTACTCAATTGA
- a CDS encoding nuclear transport factor 2 family protein, translated as MVAVVKGERLMRPADRAGAWTGFDMTIPQEKIAELLDREAIRDCIYRYCRGVDRADEVSLRGAYWPDATDQHGPYSGPVEGFFQWAHGIFESGARNVHMVGNILIEFTALKEAVVETYFLALQRGPGRDDSLRQFLIAGRYCDVFQQRDGEWRVFRRVVVYDWVEEQVAATQSEEPRFGPRLPLGARFPDDSIYDLLGRR; from the coding sequence ATGGTGGCTGTCGTCAAGGGAGAGCGGCTGATGCGCCCAGCGGATCGAGCCGGAGCTTGGACGGGCTTTGATATGACCATACCTCAAGAGAAGATTGCCGAGTTGCTCGACAGAGAAGCAATCCGCGATTGCATCTATCGCTATTGCCGCGGGGTCGACCGGGCTGATGAAGTGTCGCTTCGCGGTGCGTATTGGCCGGATGCAACGGACCAGCACGGCCCGTATTCCGGCCCGGTCGAAGGCTTCTTCCAATGGGCGCATGGAATCTTCGAGAGCGGTGCACGCAACGTCCATATGGTCGGCAACATCCTGATCGAGTTTACCGCGCTCAAGGAGGCCGTTGTCGAAACCTACTTCCTTGCCCTGCAGCGCGGGCCGGGAAGGGATGACAGCCTTCGCCAGTTTCTGATCGCCGGCCGCTATTGCGATGTCTTTCAGCAGCGAGACGGCGAATGGCGGGTCTTCCGACGCGTGGTTGTCTACGATTGGGTGGAAGAGCAAGTCGCCGCAACCCAATCCGAAGAGCCTCGCTTTGGCCCTCGGCTGCCATTGGGCGCACGGTTTCCCGATGATTCCATCTACGATCTCCTCGGCCGGCGTTAG
- a CDS encoding tripartite tricarboxylate transporter permease yields the protein MDLFQNLAIGFSTAAQPANLLYAFLGCLLGTLIGVLPGLGPLATIAMLLPITYALPPEAALIMLAGIYYGAQYGGSTTAIVVNLPGESSSVITTIDGYQMAKQGRAGVALSTAAIGSFFAGCVATLALAALAGPLTAAALLFGPKEFFALMILGLILASVLSSGPFIEGVGMVVLGMLLSLVGTDLSTGTQRFAFGIPQLFDGLDFVPLAMGIFGFAEIVKNLEQDDKLSLVTQKIANLFPTRDDFRRMVPAMLRGTALGTLLGVLPGGGAVLSSFASYTLEKKLSKHPEQFGKGAIEGVAGPESANNAGAQTSFIPLLTLGVPSNVVMALMVGAMNIHNIQPGPEVMTKNPTLFWGLIASMWVGNLMLLILNLPLVGLWVKLLTIPYRYLFPAIMVFCSIGVYSINGGTFEVYEAAVFCVFGYALIKLQLPAAPLLLGLVLGPAIEENFRRAMVLSRGDVSVFLTSPLSATLLAAAAIAVILIMLPTIRTRREEALQE from the coding sequence ATGGATCTCTTTCAGAATCTGGCGATCGGCTTCTCCACTGCCGCCCAACCGGCCAATCTGCTCTACGCTTTCTTGGGATGCCTGCTGGGCACCCTGATCGGGGTACTCCCAGGCCTTGGCCCGCTCGCCACCATCGCGATGCTGCTTCCCATCACTTACGCATTGCCGCCGGAAGCTGCGCTGATCATGCTGGCTGGTATCTACTACGGCGCGCAGTATGGCGGCTCGACCACGGCCATCGTGGTCAATCTGCCCGGCGAGTCCTCGTCCGTGATTACCACGATTGACGGTTATCAGATGGCGAAGCAGGGGCGGGCCGGCGTTGCGCTCTCGACGGCGGCGATCGGTTCGTTTTTCGCGGGCTGCGTCGCGACGCTGGCACTTGCGGCGCTGGCCGGGCCGCTTACGGCGGCGGCCCTGCTGTTTGGACCTAAGGAATTCTTTGCCTTGATGATCCTGGGCCTCATCCTTGCTTCGGTCCTGTCAAGTGGCCCCTTCATTGAAGGCGTCGGAATGGTCGTGCTCGGCATGCTGTTGAGCCTCGTGGGCACTGACCTCAGCACGGGAACGCAGCGCTTCGCCTTCGGCATCCCGCAGCTCTTCGACGGCCTGGATTTCGTCCCGCTGGCGATGGGCATCTTCGGCTTTGCCGAGATCGTGAAGAACCTGGAGCAGGACGACAAGCTGTCGCTGGTGACGCAAAAGATCGCCAATCTGTTTCCGACGCGCGACGATTTTCGGCGCATGGTTCCGGCGATGCTGCGTGGCACGGCGCTTGGAACGCTGCTCGGCGTGCTGCCGGGCGGCGGCGCGGTGCTCTCGTCTTTCGCTTCCTATACGCTGGAAAAGAAGCTTTCGAAGCACCCGGAGCAGTTTGGCAAGGGCGCGATCGAAGGCGTTGCCGGTCCGGAATCGGCCAACAACGCGGGAGCCCAGACCTCCTTCATTCCGCTGTTGACGCTCGGTGTGCCGTCGAACGTCGTGATGGCGCTGATGGTTGGCGCCATGAACATTCACAACATCCAGCCCGGTCCCGAAGTCATGACCAAGAACCCGACCTTGTTCTGGGGGCTGATTGCCTCGATGTGGGTCGGCAATCTGATGCTGCTGATCCTCAATCTTCCGCTGGTTGGATTGTGGGTGAAGCTGCTCACCATTCCCTATCGCTATCTGTTTCCGGCGATCATGGTGTTCTGTTCGATCGGCGTCTATTCGATCAACGGCGGTACCTTCGAGGTTTATGAGGCGGCCGTATTCTGCGTGTTTGGCTATGCGCTGATCAAGCTGCAGCTGCCGGCAGCGCCGCTGTTGCTTGGATTGGTGTTGGGCCCCGCGATCGAAGAAAATTTTCGTCGCGCGATGGTGCTCTCGCGCGGCGACGTGAGCGTGTTTCTGACCTCGCCATTGTCGGCCACTCTGCTGGCTGCAGCCGCCATCGCGGTCATTTTGATCATGCTGCCCACGATCCGCACGCGGCGCGAGGAGGCTTTGCAGGAGTGA
- a CDS encoding carboxymuconolactone decarboxylase family protein, with amino-acid sequence MSNLTPKEQALKEAYIRARGYWRPWTEGLLRLDPAFLETYGSYAGYPAATGPLSPKMRELIYVALDGSATHLFRSGLALHMQLALEQGATAQEIVDVLRLATAQGLEGCYVGVGILAEELALAGLDSDQATLTNEQKALREAYVAQFGDWPDFIDLWLRADPGYFAAMLDLLAGGRRAGGLDEQSSCLITLALNGCFTALNPHGLRLQIRRALRLGIDRREILQVLQMTAHLGVHACAIGVPILMDAIDPTTTGKSPAVDA; translated from the coding sequence ATGTCCAATCTGACCCCGAAGGAGCAGGCGCTCAAGGAAGCCTACATCAGGGCGCGCGGCTATTGGCGGCCCTGGACCGAAGGCCTGCTGCGCCTTGATCCGGCGTTTCTGGAGACCTACGGCAGCTATGCCGGCTATCCGGCAGCGACGGGCCCGCTTTCTCCGAAAATGCGGGAACTGATTTATGTCGCGCTGGATGGATCGGCGACGCACCTGTTCCGGTCTGGGCTTGCGTTGCACATGCAGCTCGCACTCGAACAGGGCGCAACCGCGCAGGAGATCGTCGATGTGCTGCGGCTGGCCACGGCGCAGGGGCTGGAGGGCTGCTATGTCGGCGTCGGCATTCTTGCCGAGGAGCTTGCGTTGGCTGGACTCGATTCAGACCAAGCGACGCTCACGAACGAGCAGAAGGCGCTTCGCGAAGCCTATGTCGCACAATTCGGCGACTGGCCGGACTTCATCGATCTGTGGCTGCGCGCGGATCCCGGCTATTTCGCTGCGATGCTCGACCTGTTGGCGGGGGGACGTCGGGCAGGCGGTCTCGACGAACAGTCGAGCTGCCTTATCACGCTCGCCTTGAATGGCTGCTTCACGGCGCTCAATCCGCACGGGCTCCGTTTGCAGATCAGGCGGGCGTTGCGACTGGGGATCGATCGGCGGGAGATTCTCCAGGTTCTTCAGATGACGGCTCATCTGGGCGTGCATGCCTGCGCGATTGGCGTGCCGATCCTGATGGATGCGATTGATCCGACGACGACGGGTAAGTCGCCAGCGGTCGACGCGTAG
- a CDS encoding NAD(P)/FAD-dependent oxidoreductase, producing the protein MNSTDARGQRLDVVIVGAGFGGLYAVYKFREMGLRIAAFEAGGDVGGVWYWNRYPGARVDLPSIDYSYSFSPEIEQEWTWSEEFASQPELLAYINFVADRLSLRKHYQFNTRVNSAAWDETRKLWKVTTDRGETIEATYCVMATGPLSIPRDPDIPGIDGYEGQLLRAGKWPHHPVSFAGKRVGVIGTGSTGIQIVQEVGRQAGELFVFQRTPSFTMPMRNQKLDSGYVAEVKRNYAGIREAARNSPNGGVRPWTTRAFFSVTPSRRRELLEDAWRSGGLTMLGTFTDLLSNEEANEHVAEFVRDKICEVVKDPVTAEKLKPRGYPVFARRPCLDTGYYETFNQPNVRLMDCVTDPVVEITKHGVRTQSGETALDMLIFATGYDGLTGALTAFDVIGRNGRSVNEKWKAGARSYLGLMMEGFPNLFMTTGPNGPAALANIVRISESDVDWIATAITHMADQGLDTIEPTKKAEDDWMELVFKLAQRSLLSKAKTWYVGTNVKDKAQGLTLFTGGFPRYREYCAAAIQTGYRDFVFERVRTPVTA; encoded by the coding sequence ATGAACAGCACCGATGCGAGGGGACAACGTTTGGACGTCGTCATCGTCGGCGCCGGATTCGGCGGCCTGTACGCCGTCTACAAGTTTCGCGAGATGGGCCTCAGGATTGCAGCCTTCGAGGCGGGCGGCGATGTCGGCGGTGTGTGGTACTGGAACCGCTACCCCGGTGCGCGTGTCGACCTCCCCAGCATTGACTACAGCTATTCCTTTTCACCCGAGATCGAACAGGAGTGGACCTGGTCCGAAGAGTTCGCGTCGCAGCCGGAGCTTCTGGCCTACATCAATTTTGTGGCCGACCGGCTCAGCTTGCGCAAGCACTATCAGTTCAATACGCGCGTCAATAGCGCGGCCTGGGATGAGACGCGCAAGCTCTGGAAGGTCACGACGGATCGCGGCGAGACGATTGAGGCGACGTACTGCGTGATGGCGACCGGTCCGCTCTCGATTCCAAGAGATCCGGACATTCCTGGCATCGATGGCTACGAAGGGCAGCTCCTGCGCGCTGGCAAATGGCCGCACCATCCGGTCAGCTTCGCAGGCAAGCGTGTTGGAGTGATCGGCACGGGATCGACCGGCATCCAGATCGTGCAGGAGGTTGGTCGGCAGGCCGGTGAGCTATTTGTTTTCCAGCGCACGCCGAGCTTCACCATGCCGATGCGCAACCAGAAGCTGGATTCCGGCTATGTGGCGGAGGTGAAGCGCAACTATGCCGGCATTCGTGAGGCGGCGCGCAACAGCCCGAACGGCGGTGTGCGCCCATGGACGACCCGTGCCTTCTTCAGCGTGACCCCGTCGCGCCGTCGCGAACTCCTTGAGGATGCCTGGAGGTCCGGCGGTTTGACGATGCTCGGCACCTTCACGGACTTGCTGAGCAACGAAGAGGCCAATGAGCACGTTGCCGAGTTCGTGCGCGACAAGATCTGCGAGGTCGTCAAGGATCCCGTCACCGCCGAAAAACTGAAGCCGCGCGGTTACCCCGTCTTTGCCCGCCGTCCGTGCCTGGACACGGGGTACTATGAAACGTTCAACCAGCCGAATGTTCGCTTGATGGACTGCGTTACCGATCCGGTCGTGGAGATCACGAAGCACGGCGTGCGCACCCAGTCGGGCGAGACCGCACTCGACATGCTCATCTTCGCGACCGGCTATGACGGGCTGACGGGGGCGCTGACGGCCTTCGACGTCATCGGTCGCAACGGCCGTTCAGTCAACGAGAAGTGGAAGGCGGGAGCCCGGTCGTATCTGGGCCTCATGATGGAGGGCTTCCCGAATCTCTTCATGACCACCGGGCCCAATGGCCCCGCTGCGCTGGCCAACATCGTCAGGATCAGCGAGAGCGATGTCGACTGGATCGCGACTGCGATCACGCACATGGCCGACCAAGGCCTCGACACCATCGAGCCGACGAAGAAGGCGGAAGACGACTGGATGGAGCTCGTGTTCAAGCTGGCGCAGCGCTCGCTCTTGTCCAAGGCGAAGACCTGGTACGTCGGCACCAACGTCAAGGACAAGGCTCAGGGACTTACGCTTTTCACGGGTGGGTTTCCGAGGTACCGGGAGTATTGTGCCGCCGCAATACAGACCGGGTACCGCGACTTCGTCTTCGAGCGCGTGCGAACGCCAGTTACCGCTTGA
- a CDS encoding helix-turn-helix domain-containing protein, giving the protein MTTATISCAVEATNKSSYVKLNFTFVNLLPQREDDVPSPLTTSASISAAGSTVKSALRAIEILEFFMRVRQPRAMSEISAALGYPPSSATVLLKTLVGLGYLNFDRRTRVYFPTPKVTSLGDWIPKSLFGSSRLLEAMRDVHAATGEAVAIGTTNDVYLQYVKIVQSIHPLRFHVDEGTLRPLTQSALGWLLMSTMSDEKVDSIVRRANIATPNASDRVKLPEMMKRIRQIRGKGYCSAENVPIPGGATICVLLPTTIQNQPVALGLGGAAERIKQNSSRYLNVLRQAARSIKANHVSGQPVDASV; this is encoded by the coding sequence TTGACGACAGCCACCATCTCATGTGCAGTGGAGGCAACCAACAAAAGTTCATATGTGAAGCTGAATTTCACATTCGTGAATTTGTTGCCGCAAAGGGAGGACGACGTGCCATCGCCGCTGACGACGTCGGCCTCCATTTCCGCGGCCGGATCCACTGTCAAATCCGCATTGCGTGCCATCGAAATCCTTGAGTTCTTCATGCGCGTGCGGCAACCGCGCGCGATGTCCGAGATCAGCGCGGCGCTGGGTTATCCACCGTCCAGCGCCACGGTTCTGCTCAAGACGCTGGTCGGCCTTGGCTACCTGAATTTCGACCGCAGAACGCGGGTCTATTTCCCGACGCCGAAAGTGACCTCGCTAGGCGACTGGATACCGAAAAGCCTGTTCGGCAGCAGCCGCCTGCTCGAGGCCATGCGTGACGTCCACGCCGCGACAGGTGAAGCGGTGGCGATCGGCACGACGAACGACGTGTATCTGCAGTACGTCAAGATCGTGCAATCGATCCACCCGCTTCGCTTTCATGTCGATGAGGGGACCCTTAGACCGCTGACGCAGTCCGCGCTCGGTTGGCTATTGATGTCGACGATGTCCGACGAGAAAGTCGACAGCATCGTTCGCCGCGCGAACATCGCCACGCCGAACGCGTCCGATCGGGTCAAGCTCCCGGAAATGATGAAGCGCATTCGTCAGATTCGAGGCAAAGGCTATTGCTCCGCAGAGAACGTCCCCATTCCGGGCGGAGCCACCATTTGCGTGCTGCTGCCAACCACGATTCAGAATCAACCGGTTGCATTGGGGCTTGGCGGCGCCGCCGAGCGGATCAAGCAAAACTCCAGCCGCTACTTGAACGTTCTGCGGCAGGCGGCCAGATCCATCAAAGCAAATCACGTTTCCGGCCAGCCGGTCGATGCCAGCGTTTGA
- a CDS encoding acyl-CoA dehydrogenase family protein, whose product MTVIETEPPEAAAAAELSGEAYRVAMRRWLRANLPASFCSDSAAFLPPTLPQSISWEAAMYRAGLAGITWPQVYGGHGRTLREHLIANQEIGAFAMPESVNSIGKELAGPIILAVGTEEQKRRFLPAILEMRDIWCQGFSEPEAGSDLASLRTRAIRNGDTWRINGQKIWTSGAYRAQRCLVLARTGPLEDRHRGLAMFAVRLDAKGVRVRPIKSIDGRESFCEVFFDDVEVLQSDALGAPDEGWAAAIRVLEIERATNRMYRAWRFENELRHLIAACKSDPVLAQLVAGHHYAVKLGELVVDIEVLKAHVETAVGALVNGDRIGARGSLAKLHWSEAHQRFAALALELLAQASLPPPPAVQVARRRFEAIYLQARAETIYAGTTEIQLGIIADRILQLSRGK is encoded by the coding sequence ATGACAGTTATTGAAACAGAGCCGCCTGAAGCCGCCGCAGCCGCTGAGCTGTCCGGTGAGGCGTATCGGGTGGCGATGCGTCGTTGGCTTCGTGCCAATCTGCCTGCGAGTTTTTGCAGCGACAGCGCGGCATTCTTGCCTCCGACATTGCCGCAATCGATTTCGTGGGAAGCGGCGATGTATCGCGCCGGCCTTGCCGGCATCACCTGGCCGCAGGTCTATGGAGGTCACGGCCGGACCTTGCGCGAGCACCTGATCGCAAACCAGGAAATCGGTGCATTCGCGATGCCGGAGAGCGTCAATTCGATCGGCAAGGAGCTTGCAGGCCCGATCATTCTTGCTGTTGGCACCGAGGAGCAGAAGCGCCGCTTCCTGCCCGCTATCCTCGAGATGCGGGATATCTGGTGCCAGGGCTTTTCCGAGCCCGAGGCCGGTTCGGACCTGGCGAGCCTGCGCACGCGCGCCATCCGCAACGGCGACACATGGCGGATCAACGGTCAGAAGATCTGGACGAGCGGGGCGTACCGTGCCCAGCGCTGCCTGGTGCTGGCCCGAACCGGACCGCTGGAGGATCGGCATCGCGGCCTTGCCATGTTCGCCGTGCGGCTCGATGCGAAAGGCGTGCGCGTGCGACCGATCAAATCGATCGATGGACGCGAGAGCTTCTGTGAGGTCTTTTTCGACGACGTCGAGGTATTGCAGTCCGATGCGCTCGGGGCGCCGGATGAAGGCTGGGCTGCCGCGATCCGCGTGCTCGAGATCGAGCGGGCGACCAACCGCATGTATCGGGCCTGGCGCTTCGAGAACGAGCTTCGTCACTTGATTGCGGCCTGCAAGAGCGATCCCGTGCTGGCGCAACTGGTTGCGGGCCACCATTACGCGGTCAAGCTTGGCGAGCTTGTCGTAGATATCGAGGTGCTGAAGGCGCACGTGGAGACAGCCGTGGGCGCGCTCGTGAACGGCGACCGGATCGGCGCGCGCGGCAGCCTGGCGAAGCTGCATTGGAGCGAAGCGCATCAGCGCTTTGCGGCGCTCGCACTCGAACTTCTTGCGCAGGCGTCGTTGCCGCCGCCTCCGGCCGTGCAGGTGGCGCGCCGTCGCTTCGAGGCGATCTACCTGCAGGCGCGCGCCGAGACCATCTATGCCGGTACCACCGAAATTCAGCTCGGCATCATCGCCGACAGGATCCTGCAGCTCTCGAGGGGCAAGTGA
- a CDS encoding SDR family oxidoreductase, translated as MMETKDKTLAGRVALVTGAGNGIGRATAMLLASRGAIVGINDLKPEFVNATVDTIKASGGSAIAIAQDVSSRDGMRAAVLGLAEQQGRLDILVNNAAWVRYQPVAEIAPETVERMLNIGFKAIIWGIQAAAEIMDAERGGAIINVASVAGLISAKNSIVYSGIKAGVMGITRAAAAELGARNIRVNAVAPSAIPTEGTMRNRNAELDARRITRTPLGRLGTVDDIAKAIAFLAGDDSGFMSAQVLTVDGGITVTNI; from the coding sequence ATGATGGAAACGAAAGACAAGACGCTCGCGGGCCGTGTTGCGCTCGTAACCGGTGCTGGGAACGGGATCGGACGGGCAACCGCGATGCTTCTCGCCTCGCGCGGCGCCATCGTCGGCATTAACGACCTGAAGCCGGAGTTCGTCAATGCGACGGTAGACACGATCAAGGCGTCCGGCGGCAGCGCCATTGCGATCGCACAGGACGTGTCAAGCCGCGACGGAATGCGTGCGGCGGTTCTCGGCCTCGCCGAGCAGCAAGGGCGCCTCGATATCCTTGTCAACAATGCCGCCTGGGTCCGCTACCAGCCGGTTGCCGAGATCGCGCCTGAGACCGTCGAGCGTATGCTCAATATAGGCTTCAAGGCGATCATCTGGGGAATTCAGGCTGCGGCCGAGATCATGGATGCCGAGCGCGGCGGCGCGATCATTAATGTGGCTTCGGTTGCCGGGTTGATCTCGGCGAAGAACAGCATCGTCTATAGCGGCATCAAGGCCGGCGTGATGGGCATTACGCGTGCGGCAGCGGCGGAGCTTGGCGCGCGCAACATCAGGGTGAACGCGGTGGCGCCTTCGGCCATTCCGACCGAAGGGACGATGCGAAACCGCAATGCCGAGCTCGACGCGCGCCGGATTACGCGAACGCCATTGGGACGGCTCGGCACGGTAGACGATATCGCCAAGGCCATCGCCTTCCTGGCCGGCGACGACAGCGGCTTCATGTCGGCGCAGGTGCTGACGGTCGACGGCGGCATCACGGTCACGAACATCTAG
- a CDS encoding ABC transporter substrate-binding protein — protein sequence MMKLNVRFLNMAVILGVLLVLAVPLRAQGISGDVIKIGIMNDQNGPYSDNCGLGSVTSARLAISDFGGAVNGKKVELVTADDQNKPDIGLAVALRWLDNEGVDAIVGCSASSIALAVQDIMKARKKPYLLAGTAGSFFTNDKCSPMTTQWMVDTYAQPKATVKALLGQGVDTWFFLTVDYAFGKGWQADTTNFIKAGGGRVLGSVLHPLNSSDFSSFLLTAQASGAKAIALANSGADFGNAIKQAQEFGLSQKQLLVPLGLMISQTHGIGLRDLQNVRLTTPFYWDMTPDARAFAKRYSEAFNGQILNEAKAATYSAITHYLKAVAATGTDEGDAVMRQMKNTPINDFEMKNVSIRADGQVMRPLYVARIKTPAESKYAYDYYEITGTIPSEEAWRPASESACDLLKSQ from the coding sequence ATGATGAAGCTGAATGTCCGCTTTCTCAACATGGCCGTCATATTGGGGGTCCTGTTGGTCCTGGCGGTACCGCTGCGCGCGCAAGGCATCTCCGGCGACGTGATCAAGATCGGCATCATGAACGACCAGAACGGCCCGTATTCCGACAATTGTGGACTGGGTTCGGTTACCTCGGCGCGGCTCGCGATCTCTGATTTCGGTGGCGCCGTCAATGGCAAGAAGGTCGAGCTCGTCACGGCTGACGACCAGAACAAGCCCGACATCGGGCTCGCCGTCGCGCTGCGATGGCTCGACAACGAGGGCGTCGACGCCATCGTGGGCTGCTCGGCCTCATCGATCGCGCTTGCCGTTCAGGACATCATGAAGGCGCGGAAGAAGCCCTATCTTCTGGCGGGGACGGCGGGTTCGTTCTTCACGAACGACAAATGCTCCCCCATGACCACGCAATGGATGGTCGATACCTATGCGCAGCCGAAGGCCACGGTGAAGGCCTTGCTGGGCCAGGGCGTCGACACATGGTTCTTCCTGACCGTCGACTACGCCTTCGGCAAGGGATGGCAGGCGGACACGACGAACTTCATCAAGGCCGGCGGCGGCAGGGTCTTGGGCTCGGTGCTGCATCCTCTCAATTCGTCGGACTTCTCCTCGTTCCTGCTGACGGCGCAGGCGAGCGGCGCGAAGGCGATTGCGCTCGCCAACTCCGGAGCGGATTTCGGCAATGCCATCAAGCAGGCGCAGGAATTCGGACTATCGCAGAAGCAGCTGCTTGTGCCGCTGGGATTGATGATTAGCCAGACGCACGGGATCGGGCTTCGCGACCTGCAGAACGTGCGCCTGACCACGCCCTTCTACTGGGACATGACTCCCGACGCGCGCGCCTTTGCCAAGCGCTATTCCGAAGCGTTCAATGGCCAGATTCTGAACGAGGCAAAGGCCGCTACCTACAGCGCCATCACGCATTACCTCAAGGCCGTCGCGGCGACGGGCACCGATGAGGGCGACGCCGTGATGCGGCAGATGAAGAATACGCCGATCAACGATTTCGAGATGAAGAATGTGAGCATCCGCGCCGACGGGCAGGTGATGCGTCCGCTCTATGTCGCTCGCATCAAGACGCCGGCCGAGTCGAAATATGCCTACGACTACTATGAGATCACGGGGACCATCCCGTCGGAGGAAGCCTGGCGGCCGGCCTCGGAAAGCGCGTGCGATCTGCTCAAGTCGCAATGA